One Olsenella sp. oral taxon 807 DNA segment encodes these proteins:
- a CDS encoding YdcF family protein — MFDVLRAYAPAIVFGGLFVRSYLREPRQFRNALYLLAAVGCALVSSIVMLRNQIWLILLVVALIVLFPLLASVLLIMNGVIVLRREGLSLASLLPILLAVFIVALYVSFPLTVDFNGPRWLMAIVGLFVFEGLWFSFTLVALLLYSWLYRTLPRKRVYDYIIIHGAGLSGDRPTPLLAGRLDKGIELWRRQDKRGRIVVSGGQGADEVVSEAAAMHAYLVRNGVPAEAILDEDRSTTTMENLRYSRDLIDSLAQGSPYRCVVVTSDFHVFRCVEYAHKLGIAADGVGSKTSGWYWPTAFIREFVAITKAHPSPYIGIAILWVLANLIR, encoded by the coding sequence ATGTTCGACGTTCTGCGCGCATATGCTCCGGCCATCGTGTTTGGGGGACTTTTCGTCCGCTCGTACCTTCGTGAGCCTCGGCAGTTCCGCAACGCCCTCTACCTGCTCGCGGCAGTAGGGTGCGCGCTTGTCTCGAGCATCGTGATGCTAAGAAACCAGATCTGGCTGATACTGCTCGTTGTCGCGCTCATCGTCCTCTTTCCCCTCCTTGCATCCGTTCTTCTGATAATGAACGGGGTCATTGTGCTGAGGAGAGAGGGCCTTTCTCTGGCAAGCCTTTTGCCCATCCTGCTTGCCGTGTTCATCGTCGCACTCTACGTGAGCTTTCCCCTTACGGTGGACTTCAATGGACCAAGGTGGCTCATGGCGATCGTGGGGCTCTTCGTGTTCGAGGGCCTGTGGTTCTCGTTCACGCTCGTGGCCCTCCTTCTCTACTCATGGCTCTATCGCACGCTGCCTCGAAAGCGCGTGTACGACTACATCATCATCCACGGCGCCGGGCTTTCGGGCGACAGGCCCACGCCACTTTTGGCCGGGCGGCTCGACAAGGGCATTGAGCTGTGGCGTCGTCAGGACAAGCGCGGGCGGATCGTCGTCTCGGGTGGACAGGGGGCAGATGAGGTGGTCTCAGAGGCCGCAGCCATGCATGCCTACCTTGTGCGCAACGGTGTCCCCGCAGAGGCGATTCTCGACGAGGATCGCTCAACGACCACGATGGAGAACCTGCGCTACTCGAGGGACCTCATAGATAGTCTGGCACAGGGGAGTCCATATCGTTGCGTCGTGGTCACGAGTGACTTTCACGTGTTTCGCTGCGTCGAGTATGCCCACAAGCTTGGGATTGCCGCCGATGGGGTGGGCAGCAAAACGAGTGGGTGGTACTGGCCGACGGCCTTCATCCGTGAGTTCGTGGCCATCACGAAGGCCCATCCAAGTCCCTATATTGGTATTGCAATCTTGTGGGTCCTCGCCAATCTCATCCGATAG
- a CDS encoding CPBP family intramembrane glutamic endopeptidase, with translation MIALSNQEKWRPWGAFALEAIVLVLEIWLFAPLQANLGRTGLILTELAFLALAVGTALLHKTSLKEVFPLKRPTLRELGGVLLLCLSGLMLSVFATHVSLILLPQSMPEIKELHDFLYTGQSLPVMVLIVAIMPAICEEALQRGAILSHLRSLKKDWLIILIMGVFFGLFHLSALRFLSTAILGALLSYLIVKKNNLILPMLMHLMNNLVSVMAGTMASENAGQALDTMQTITPLQRIGGSCIVCCLVPVLLVAAGSLIDPTGHRRKSWLVAGLCGVALFTVGMVCASLSM, from the coding sequence ATGATTGCACTGTCTAACCAAGAGAAATGGCGGCCGTGGGGCGCGTTTGCACTCGAGGCCATAGTGCTCGTGCTGGAAATCTGGCTATTCGCCCCCCTGCAAGCGAACTTAGGCCGGACGGGCCTCATCCTCACAGAGCTGGCGTTTCTCGCGCTGGCCGTGGGTACAGCGCTCCTTCACAAGACGTCCTTGAAAGAGGTGTTCCCCCTCAAGCGGCCTACCCTCCGTGAGCTGGGTGGTGTACTTCTCCTTTGCCTGTCGGGGCTGATGCTCTCTGTATTTGCCACCCACGTCTCCCTCATACTGCTTCCCCAATCGATGCCGGAAATCAAAGAGCTCCATGACTTTCTCTATACGGGACAAAGCCTCCCTGTCATGGTGCTGATCGTTGCGATCATGCCCGCCATATGCGAGGAGGCACTCCAACGTGGCGCGATTCTCTCGCACCTGCGCTCTCTTAAGAAGGATTGGCTCATCATCCTGATCATGGGCGTCTTCTTTGGCCTCTTCCACCTGAGCGCGCTCAGGTTTCTTTCCACGGCCATCCTGGGAGCACTACTAAGCTACCTGATAGTCAAGAAGAACAATCTGATCCTACCCATGCTGATGCACCTTATGAACAACCTTGTCAGCGTTATGGCCGGTACCATGGCGAGCGAGAACGCAGGGCAGGCCCTGGACACGATGCAAACCATCACCCCGCTGCAGCGTATCGGCGGCAGCTGCATCGTTTGTTGCCTGGTTCCCGTACTTCTGGTAGCAGCTGGGAGCCTCATCGACCCGACGGGGCACCGCCGCAAAAGCTGGCTGGTCGCCGGCCTTTGCGGCGTGGCACTGTTTACGGTAGGTATGGTGTGCGCGTCTCTCTCCATGTAG